A segment of the Lolium perenne isolate Kyuss_39 chromosome 3, Kyuss_2.0, whole genome shotgun sequence genome:
GCGGGAATACTATGCGCTCCTCAGCACGTGCCACGACTGCGGCTACCGCCGCCGCCTGTTGATTGGGGCACGGATGGCCAACGAGCTACACACAGTGCAATAGGAGTTCGACATTTTCATCCGCCTCATCCCACTCATCCATCATCACCTTGGTCCACAGTTCTGCAAATAGTCGTCATGTCAAGGTACCTATGTTTCACATTCTAGTTCGTTTACCGAATAGATTTGTCCATATCAAAATTTGAAGCATATGATGTCTATCCAAACGACATCTTAATGTAATCTCCCTTGTACTATGAATAGATCGCTAACTATAATCCGAACTTAATGAGAACTGAGTTTTCCGGGCATGTCTCCATTGCCAAATTCTTTTCCGTCAATTTGCAATGTCGAATTTGTGTGTTTTTGTCTAGGACAAAGAAAACCAGCAACACATTTATGGTATTAATCCAAGACTATCCTAATGCAATTTCAGGTCCCAGGAACAACGGATTTAAGTGGGGATAAATTTGATATAAATCGCCCTGTTCGCACCATGCAACCAAGTCCAAAACTCATGTCAGTTCGCGCAACCGTGTTTTGAAGTCAGGAATCCAGGGAGGACAACTGCATTGCAGAATTACTTGAGTGAGGATAAATCACTTCAACAACATAATAAGGTAACCATCTTATCATTCGCAATTTAACTGTTAAATACGGATTGAATCTGACATGCTGCAAAAACGTGAAATATTACATGCTGGTTACTGAAAGTCCGAAATACACACATGAGGATAGCTCAGTTATTCCACTAAATTATGGTACTGTGTTCTCCATGTTTTGTGGCACAGGGTAGGTTTCAGATGAAACAAAAGGCTTTGGTGGTATCTGTAGATTTCGCAACCTCCCTGTTAACATATTTACCACATTTGTCATTGAGGGCCGGTTCTTTGGGTTCCACTGGATGCACCACAGTGCCACGATGGCCAGCTGTCTCATCTTTACTTTCTCTTCCTCCGTCAGTTCCCTTGTAAGTACTGAGTCCTGGCCAGTGGTTACTTTCTCATAGATCCACTCCGGGAGGTAAACCTCATTCTGGCTGTCAAGACCTTGGTCTGAGTTCCTCCTTCCACTCACCATTTCCAACACTAGCATACCAAAACTATATACATCTGACTTGTAGGATACGCCCCCAAAGTTACGAGAATATAGCTCTGGTGCAATGTATCCCATAGTACCTCTTGCTGCAGTTAATGTGACAATACTTTGATCCCTAGCACACAGTTTTGCAAGGCCAAAGTCTGAGATCTTCGGGGCGAAGTTGTAGTCCAGCAAGATGTTGTGTGGCTTGATGTCAAAGTGAAGGATGCGCTGGTTGCATCCTTGGTGCAGGTACTCCATTCCTCTGGCGATGCCCAATGCAATGTCTAGCATTTTTTCAGGTACTAGGAGATCTTGAAAAACTTTAGAATCATGCGAGAATATGTATTTCTCCAGCGAATCATTAGGCATGAATTCATAGAGAAGAGCCCGTCTCGTCCCCTCAGAGCAAAAGCCCACGAGGCGAACAATATTGGCATGGTGGATTAGTCCGATGGTTGCAACTTCATTGATGAATACTTCTCCCTCTCCTGTAGAGTTCTCCAACACCTTGACTGCTACAGGCACTCCATTTGGTAGCTCGCCTTTATATACGCTTCCAAATCCTCCCTGCCCTACTTTTACCTTAAATCGTCTGGCTATCTTCTTAACTTCAGAGAAGGTGTATCTCGTGGGTTTTGACGTGCCATATGTTTTGAGAAACATTTCAACTTTCAAATGTATCTCTTTGTTATAATTTGTCTTCAGTGAAAGATACAGTGCAGTGGCCACTATCAAGAGAAGAACAATTAATGTGGCCACTGATGATGTTGCTGGATAAACAGAGAGCATGAAATTAGCAAATTGCACAACACAAGATCTGTACATGGTCATTTATCCACCGCAAGGAGAACACGCAGGTCATGACTTGTGTGTGCAACCATTTGAAGTAGTTGCATGAAATTTATAAGACTAGTGCGTTTGGAATAGGACATCATGTTGATGCGAAGGCGCTTCAGGTTGGTATCTTTTTTTAGatggttgattcatgtatcgacCTTATGTGAGACCCTTGAGATGTAATCTCTTGTAAACAAAATTCAATAATAATTAAATAAAAAAGCTATATGCATTAATTGATGCAGAGGCTTCTCTTTTTCGAAAAAATGAAATTAACATATTGTATTAGCATTGGAAACAATTACCTACTGATTGTAACGGGGATAAGACGTGGATGTTATATCCATATTACAGAAATTAATGAAATCTGGTGTTTCGAACTATATTTTTGGCTCTGCTTGTTATTGTCTTTCGTTTGGCTGAATAATTATGGTGGCCTCATGTTGACTGAGTTTATAATAAACGTTGGTTGTGTGCATCTGCAAATGTTGGGAGATGATTTCTTCCATTTTCTAAAAATTTCAAGTTGTGAGTATTGGGAAGCTTCATTTTCTATGTTtattattcttttgaaatagagAGCAATATATGGGCTGTAGTAATACCTGCAATGACTTTGATGCGTGAACctgcaaatagaaaaaaaaagtgagAATTGGTTGTTGATTTAGGAAGACAAAACGTAACTGTACTTTTTAAAAAGCTTGGTAGTTGCTCAAACGGTTTATAGGTTAAAAATCTTTCAGACTGCAACAACTCGAATTGTAGCATGGGCAAATTCTGGTAAAAAAAACTTCAAGGTGAAATGAAATTTAAACCAGTTCAGAAAATAAATGGGATGCGACTCATATTGTGCTACTGGCCAGTTAGAAACTATACCACGCGGCATGCAGAATGTTTGATTCCTTTGCGAGCTGAATGCGCACCGTCCCCCCTTGTGTTCACAGTCATAGCACTCCCGCAGATTTTCCCATCCGAGTTTCATCTCTGCTGATTCGATGATTCTTTCTACAAGTGAATTGAGCGTAGTACGTGACCAGTCTACATCACGCGGACAGGGTAACCGGACTAGGCCGTCTGAGACGACCTCACAGCTCAATGGAAGATCTGTCATGGGTAGATAACTAGGCAACAAATACGA
Coding sequences within it:
- the LOC127341413 gene encoding rust resistance kinase Lr10-like produces the protein MCKLLVTAFLLSLINHGTGLAMAWDDQDFFRYCPPSKCSKHGPEIRFPFRLEASNTSCGRPCMELVCSGKDTILVHPLLGPCKVIDIYYSHAVIKLVPLAALSPCPLQKLISKTIPIQVANEEHTHEALCDIYYEMYATLVCCSRELTPSIDAAGPISCLSNATHLSYLLPSYLPMTDLPLSCEVVSDGLVRLPCPRDVDWSRTTLNSLVERIIESAEMKLGWENLRECYDCEHKGGRCAFSSQRNQTFCMPRGSRIKVIAATSSVATLIVLLLIVATALYLSLKTNYNKEIHLKVEMFLKTYGTSKPTRYTFSEVKKIARRFKVKVGQGGFGSVYKGELPNGVPVAVKVLENSTGEGEVFINEVATIGLIHHANIVRLVGFCSEGTRRALLYEFMPNDSLEKYIFSHDSKVFQDLLVPEKMLDIALGIARGMEYLHQGCNQRILHFDIKPHNILLDYNFAPKISDFGLAKLCARDQSIVTLTAARGTMGYIAPELYSRNFGGVSYKSDVYSFGMLVLEMVSGRRNSDQGLDSQNEVYLPEWIYEKVTTGQDSVLTRELTEEEKVKMRQLAIVALWCIQWNPKNRPSMTNVVNMLTGRLRNLQIPPKPFVSSETYPVPQNMENTVP